Proteins from a genomic interval of Burkholderia cepacia GG4:
- a CDS encoding cupin domain-containing protein produces MKIIRSTAFTAQRPWGALDIADLNGISVRLHWTDQPYRWHVNEGEEVFAVLDGRVEMRYREAGIEHATVLETGDVFHAAIGTEHVAHPLGEARILVIEAAGSV; encoded by the coding sequence ATGAAAATCATCCGCAGCACCGCGTTCACCGCGCAGCGCCCATGGGGTGCGCTCGACATTGCCGATCTGAACGGCATTTCGGTCCGCCTGCACTGGACCGATCAGCCGTACCGGTGGCATGTGAACGAAGGCGAGGAAGTCTTCGCGGTGCTCGACGGCCGGGTCGAGATGCGCTATCGCGAAGCGGGCATCGAGCACGCAACGGTGCTCGAAACGGGCGACGTGTTCCACGCGGCGATCGGCACCGAACACGTCGCGCACCCGCTCGGCGAAGCACGCATCCTCGTGATCGAAGCCGCAGGCAGCGTCTGA
- a CDS encoding DJ-1/PfpI family protein, with amino-acid sequence MTLHIGLLVFPGVQQLDLTGPHDVLASLPDAAVHLVWKSRDTVASSSGLALAPTCTFDDCPPLDVICVPGGIGINDLLLDAATIAFVQQRAATARYVTSVCTGALLLGVAGLLRGRRATTHWAFHGLLEPLGAVPVHERVVRDGNLITGGGVTAGIDFALTIAAELAGEEEAQSIQLALEYAPAPPFDAGSPDTAPASVLKRVTERSAAGLEKRRQLIEAALSAMSR; translated from the coding sequence ATGACCCTGCATATCGGCCTTCTCGTGTTTCCGGGCGTCCAGCAACTCGATCTCACCGGCCCGCACGACGTGCTCGCGTCGCTGCCCGACGCGGCGGTTCACCTGGTCTGGAAATCGCGCGACACCGTCGCATCGAGCAGCGGCCTCGCGCTCGCGCCGACCTGCACGTTCGACGATTGCCCGCCGCTCGACGTGATCTGCGTGCCCGGCGGGATCGGGATCAACGACCTGCTGCTCGACGCCGCAACGATCGCGTTCGTGCAGCAGCGCGCGGCCACCGCGCGATACGTGACGTCGGTCTGCACGGGCGCGCTGCTGCTCGGCGTGGCCGGCCTGCTGCGCGGACGCCGCGCGACGACGCACTGGGCGTTTCATGGGCTGCTCGAACCGCTCGGGGCGGTGCCGGTGCACGAGCGCGTGGTGCGCGACGGCAACCTGATCACCGGCGGCGGCGTGACGGCCGGCATCGACTTCGCGCTGACGATCGCCGCCGAACTGGCCGGCGAGGAAGAGGCGCAATCGATCCAGCTCGCCCTCGAATACGCGCCCGCGCCGCCGTTCGACGCAGGCTCGCCGGACACCGCGCCCGCATCGGTCCTGAAGCGCGTGACCGAGCGCTCGGCTGCCGGCCTGGAGAAGCGCAGGCAGCTGATCGAAGCGGCATTGAGCGCGATGTCGCGCTGA
- a CDS encoding GlxA family transcriptional regulator has translation MSAASRSILILAFPGAQLLDVTGPLQVFASVNELAQERGQPAPYAPRVVAAEAGPIETSSGLVVVADALRSAVRPDTVIVAGGKGVHAASRDARMVRWVRQQARRARRVASVCTGAFLLAEAGLLDGRRAVTHWARCDEFAARYPNVRVEADPIFIREGALWTSAGVTAGIDLALALVEEDLGRAIALDAARELVVFLKRPGGQAQFSAMLSMQRTDDRFGELHAWIAEHLTADLSVPALAERVSMSERSFVRHYRAGTGRTPARAVEQIRVEAAQRLLGETVWPVKRIATRCGFGSEETLRRSFVRVLGVSPQGYRERFVR, from the coding sequence ATGTCTGCCGCTTCGCGCTCGATCCTGATCCTCGCGTTCCCCGGTGCGCAACTGCTCGACGTGACCGGGCCGCTGCAGGTGTTCGCGTCCGTCAACGAACTCGCGCAGGAGCGCGGGCAGCCCGCACCGTATGCGCCGCGTGTCGTGGCCGCCGAGGCGGGGCCGATCGAGACGTCGTCCGGTCTCGTGGTGGTGGCCGATGCGCTGCGCTCGGCCGTCCGGCCGGATACGGTGATCGTCGCGGGCGGCAAGGGCGTGCACGCCGCGTCGCGGGATGCGCGGATGGTGCGCTGGGTCCGGCAGCAGGCACGGCGCGCGCGACGCGTCGCGTCGGTCTGCACCGGTGCGTTCCTGCTCGCCGAGGCCGGCCTGCTGGACGGGCGGCGCGCGGTCACGCACTGGGCACGCTGCGACGAATTCGCGGCGCGCTACCCGAACGTGCGTGTCGAAGCCGATCCGATCTTCATCCGCGAAGGCGCGCTGTGGACGTCGGCGGGCGTCACGGCCGGCATCGATCTCGCGCTCGCGCTCGTCGAGGAGGATCTCGGGCGGGCGATCGCACTCGACGCCGCGCGCGAACTCGTCGTGTTCCTGAAACGGCCGGGCGGGCAGGCGCAGTTCAGCGCGATGCTGTCGATGCAGCGCACCGACGACCGCTTCGGCGAACTGCATGCATGGATCGCCGAGCACCTGACCGCCGACCTGTCCGTGCCTGCATTGGCCGAGCGCGTCAGCATGAGCGAGCGCAGCTTCGTGCGGCATTATCGCGCCGGCACCGGGCGCACGCCCGCGCGTGCGGTCGAGCAGATCCGCGTCGAGGCCGCGCAGCGCCTGCTCGGGGAAACCGTGTGGCCCGTCAAGCGGATCGCCACGCGGTGCGGATTCGGTTCGGAAGAGACGTTGCGGCGCAGTTTCGTGCGCGTGCTTGGCGTGTCGCCGCAGGGATATCGCGAGCGGTTCGTGCGGTAA
- a CDS encoding LysR family transcriptional regulator: protein MDRIQAMEVFTRVVDANSFTRAADTLAMPRASVTTIIQNLEALLGVRLMHRTTRRLSLTPEGAAYYEHCMKIISEIAEADASFQTGNRKPSGVLRVHMPSSLGRRIVLPALSIFRQRYPDITLDLGLADRYVDPVEEGIDCMIRVGPLEDSSMVARRIGMLKRVTCASPGYLARHGEPQEIADLADHHAVNFRASHGARAIPWVFMIEGKPVEVRMNGSVTVNDSDAYVTCGLEGFGMIQPTLFMVLPNLRDGSLVEVLPDCNPKPKPISIVYPHNRHLSQKVRVFADWIAELFESTPALEGGENWRGKVRVEAPPEVRGGAVVA from the coding sequence ATGGACCGCATCCAGGCAATGGAAGTTTTCACCCGCGTGGTCGACGCGAACAGCTTCACGCGTGCCGCCGACACGCTCGCGATGCCGCGCGCGTCGGTGACGACCATCATCCAGAATCTCGAGGCGCTGCTCGGCGTGCGCCTGATGCACCGGACGACGCGCCGGCTGTCGCTGACGCCGGAGGGCGCGGCGTACTACGAGCATTGCATGAAGATCATCTCGGAGATCGCGGAAGCCGACGCGAGCTTCCAGACCGGCAACCGCAAGCCGAGCGGCGTGCTTCGCGTCCACATGCCGAGCTCGCTCGGGCGCCGCATCGTGTTGCCGGCGCTGTCGATCTTTCGTCAGCGCTATCCGGACATCACGCTCGATCTCGGCCTGGCGGACCGCTACGTGGATCCGGTCGAGGAGGGCATCGACTGCATGATCCGGGTCGGCCCGCTTGAGGATTCGTCGATGGTCGCGCGGCGCATCGGGATGCTCAAGCGCGTGACCTGCGCGTCGCCCGGCTATCTGGCGCGTCATGGCGAGCCGCAGGAGATCGCCGATCTGGCCGACCATCACGCGGTCAATTTCCGCGCGAGTCACGGTGCGCGCGCGATTCCGTGGGTGTTCATGATCGAGGGCAAGCCGGTCGAGGTGCGGATGAACGGCAGCGTCACCGTCAACGATTCGGATGCATACGTGACGTGCGGGCTCGAAGGTTTCGGGATGATCCAGCCGACGCTGTTCATGGTGCTGCCGAACCTGCGCGACGGCTCGCTGGTCGAGGTGCTGCCGGACTGCAATCCGAAGCCCAAGCCCATCTCGATCGTGTATCCGCACAACCGGCATCTGTCGCAGAAGGTGCGCGTGTTCGCAGACTGGATCGCGGAGTTGTTCGAGTCGACGCCGGCGCTGGAGGGCGGGGAGAACTGGCGCGGGAAGGTGCGTGTGGAGGCGCCGCCCGAGGTGCGGGGCGGGGCGGTGGTGGCCTGA
- a CDS encoding MFS transporter: MATLGGQISHSPMTGEEKKVIFASSLGTVFEWYDFYLAGSLAAYISKSFFSGVNPTAAFIFTLLGFAAGFAVRPFGAIVFGRLGDLVGRKHTFLVTIVIMGISTFVVGFLPGYTSIGIAAPVIFIAMRLLQGLALGGEYGGAATYVAEHAPANRRGFYTAWIQTTATLGLFLSLLVILGVRTFIGEEAFGSWGWRVPFVASILLLAVSVWIRMQLNESPVFLRIKAEGKTSKAPLTEAFGQWKNLKIVILALVGLTAGQAVVWYTGQFYALFFLTQTLKVDGASANILIAIALLIGTPFFLFFGSLSDRIGRKPIILAGCLIAALTYFPLFKALTHYANPQLELATQKAPISVVADPATCSFQFNPVGTSKFTSSCDIVKSALAKAGLNYENVAAPAGSTAEIKVGDTVIAAYDGKAADAKAQGAAFDKTLASTLKAAGYPAKADPTQLNWPMTIVILTILVIYVTMVYGPIAAMLVEMFPTRIRYTSMSLPYHIGNGWFGGFLPATAFAIVAAKGDIYSGLWYPIVIALATFVIGLLFVKETKDSNIYAQD; this comes from the coding sequence ATGGCAACGTTAGGCGGGCAAATTTCGCACTCGCCGATGACGGGCGAAGAGAAGAAGGTGATCTTCGCGTCGTCGCTCGGCACCGTGTTCGAGTGGTACGACTTTTACCTGGCCGGGTCACTCGCGGCCTACATCAGCAAGAGCTTCTTCTCCGGGGTCAATCCGACCGCCGCGTTCATCTTCACACTGCTCGGCTTCGCAGCCGGCTTCGCCGTGCGACCGTTCGGCGCGATCGTGTTCGGCCGGCTCGGCGACCTCGTCGGCCGCAAGCACACGTTCCTCGTGACGATCGTAATCATGGGCATCTCGACGTTCGTGGTCGGCTTCCTGCCCGGCTACACGTCGATCGGCATCGCAGCGCCCGTGATCTTCATCGCAATGCGGCTCCTGCAGGGCCTCGCGCTCGGCGGCGAGTACGGCGGCGCGGCGACCTACGTCGCCGAGCACGCACCGGCGAACCGGCGCGGCTTCTACACCGCGTGGATCCAGACCACCGCCACACTCGGCCTGTTCCTGTCGCTGCTCGTGATCCTCGGCGTGCGCACGTTCATCGGCGAAGAAGCGTTCGGCAGCTGGGGCTGGCGCGTGCCGTTCGTCGCGTCGATCCTGCTGCTCGCGGTGTCGGTGTGGATCCGGATGCAGCTGAACGAATCGCCGGTGTTCCTGCGCATCAAGGCGGAAGGCAAGACGTCGAAGGCGCCGCTGACCGAAGCGTTCGGCCAGTGGAAAAACCTGAAGATCGTGATCCTCGCGCTCGTCGGCCTGACCGCCGGCCAGGCCGTCGTGTGGTACACGGGCCAGTTCTACGCGCTGTTCTTCCTCACGCAGACGCTGAAGGTCGACGGTGCCAGCGCAAACATCCTGATCGCGATCGCCCTGCTGATCGGCACGCCGTTCTTCCTGTTCTTCGGCTCACTGTCGGACCGGATCGGCCGCAAGCCGATCATCCTCGCCGGCTGCCTGATCGCGGCGCTCACCTACTTCCCGCTGTTCAAGGCGCTCACGCACTACGCGAACCCGCAGCTCGAGCTCGCGACGCAGAAGGCACCGATCTCGGTCGTCGCCGATCCGGCCACCTGCTCGTTCCAGTTCAACCCGGTGGGCACGTCGAAGTTCACGAGCTCGTGCGACATCGTGAAGAGCGCGCTCGCGAAGGCCGGCCTGAACTACGAGAACGTCGCGGCACCGGCCGGCTCGACCGCCGAGATCAAGGTGGGCGACACGGTGATCGCGGCCTATGACGGCAAGGCGGCCGATGCGAAGGCGCAGGGCGCGGCGTTCGACAAGACGCTCGCGTCGACGCTGAAGGCTGCCGGCTATCCGGCCAAGGCCGACCCGACGCAGCTCAACTGGCCGATGACGATCGTGATCCTGACGATCCTCGTGATCTACGTGACGATGGTCTATGGCCCGATCGCCGCAATGCTGGTCGAGATGTTCCCGACGCGGATCCGCTACACGTCGATGTCGCTGCCGTATCACATCGGCAACGGCTGGTTCGGCGGCTTCTTGCCGGCAACCGCGTTCGCGATCGTCGCGGCGAAGGGCGATATCTACTCGGGGCTCTGGTATCCGATCGTGATCGCGCTGGCCACGTTCGTGATCGGTCTGCTGTTCGTCAAGGAGACGAAGGACTCGAACATCTACGCGCAGGATTGA
- a CDS encoding sensor histidine kinase, with product MATPAHSRHPTGEQPSAADAARDARYENPFAPPDETDTPEAARPRSLFGEILDWMLAPLLLLWPMSIAVTYLVAKTIANGPFDRALETNAYVLARQIHPVNGVAELTLPQQTRDFLRADNVDSVYFQVLGARGELVAGEADMPLPRDEDRPPPGVVVFRDDLLRGNDVRVAYTTVALPESSGTQPVLVQVGETLDKRNALANDIIKGVILPQFVILPLAILLVWFGLSRGLAPLNALQAHIRARRPDDLSPVEAQRAPPEIEPLVTSFNDLLARLEQNMALQKRFIADAAHQMKTPLAGLRTQAEFALRHPVPPDVQRSLEQIATSSEQAARLVTQLLALARAENRASGLTFEPVEIAALARRTVRDWVQAALAKRMDLGYEGPPDEDDAPLDVDGNPVMLREMLGNLVDNAIRYTPAGGRITVRVRAERAAQRVHLEVEDTGPGIPAAERDRVVERFYRILGREGDGSGLGLAIVREIAAQHGGTLTLDDHVYQRTPRLAGTLVRISLPLSDTPPAQS from the coding sequence ATGGCCACGCCGGCCCATTCCCGCCATCCGACCGGCGAGCAGCCGTCCGCCGCCGACGCCGCGCGCGACGCGCGCTACGAGAACCCGTTCGCGCCGCCCGACGAAACCGACACACCCGAGGCCGCGCGCCCGCGCTCGCTGTTCGGCGAGATCCTCGACTGGATGCTCGCGCCGCTCCTGCTGCTGTGGCCGATGAGCATCGCCGTCACCTATCTCGTCGCGAAGACGATCGCGAACGGGCCGTTCGATCGCGCGCTCGAGACCAACGCGTACGTGCTCGCGCGGCAGATCCATCCGGTCAACGGCGTCGCCGAGCTGACGCTGCCGCAGCAGACGCGCGACTTCCTGCGCGCGGACAACGTCGACAGCGTGTACTTCCAGGTGCTCGGCGCGCGCGGCGAGCTGGTCGCGGGCGAGGCCGACATGCCGCTGCCGCGCGACGAGGATCGCCCGCCGCCGGGCGTCGTCGTGTTCCGCGACGACCTGCTGCGCGGCAACGACGTGCGCGTCGCGTATACAACTGTCGCGCTGCCGGAATCGAGCGGCACGCAGCCTGTGCTCGTGCAGGTCGGCGAGACGCTCGACAAGCGCAACGCGCTCGCGAACGACATCATCAAGGGCGTGATCCTGCCGCAATTCGTGATCCTGCCGCTCGCGATCCTGCTGGTCTGGTTCGGGCTGTCGCGCGGGCTCGCGCCGCTCAACGCGCTGCAGGCGCACATCCGCGCGCGGCGGCCCGACGACCTGTCGCCCGTCGAGGCGCAGCGGGCGCCACCCGAGATCGAGCCGCTCGTCACGTCGTTCAACGACCTGCTCGCGCGCCTCGAACAGAACATGGCGCTGCAAAAGCGCTTCATCGCCGACGCCGCGCACCAGATGAAGACGCCGCTCGCGGGCCTGCGCACGCAGGCCGAGTTCGCGCTGCGCCACCCCGTGCCGCCCGACGTGCAGCGCTCGCTCGAGCAGATCGCGACCAGCTCCGAGCAGGCCGCGCGGCTCGTCACGCAGTTGCTCGCGCTCGCGCGCGCCGAGAACCGCGCGAGCGGGCTGACGTTCGAGCCGGTCGAGATCGCCGCGCTGGCGCGGCGCACGGTGCGCGACTGGGTGCAGGCCGCGCTCGCGAAGCGGATGGACCTCGGTTACGAAGGCCCGCCGGACGAGGACGACGCACCGCTCGACGTCGACGGCAACCCGGTGATGCTGCGCGAGATGCTCGGCAACCTGGTCGACAACGCGATCCGCTACACGCCCGCAGGCGGCCGCATCACCGTGCGCGTGCGGGCCGAGCGCGCGGCGCAGCGCGTGCATCTCGAGGTCGAGGACACCGGGCCGGGGATCCCCGCCGCCGAGCGCGACCGCGTCGTCGAGCGCTTCTACCGGATCCTCGGTCGCGAAGGCGACGGCAGCGGCCTGGGGCTCGCGATCGTGCGCGAGATCGCCGCGCAGCACGGCGGCACGCTGACGCTCGACGATCACGTCTACCAGCGCACGCCGCGCCTCGCGGGCACGCTCGTGCGCATCAGCCTGCCGCTATCGGACACGCCCCCCGCGCAATCCTGA
- a CDS encoding response regulator transcription factor yields MRILIAEDDSILADGLTRSLRQSGYAVDHVKSGVEADTALSMQSFDLLILDLGLPKMSGLEVLKRLRARNSNLPVLILTAADSVDERVKGLDLGADDYMAKPFALNELEARVRALTRRGAGGGPTVVRHGSLAFDQVGRIAYANERVLDLSARELGLLEVLLQRIGRLVSKEQLVDHLCEWGEEVSNNAIEVYVHRLRKKIEPSGVRISTVRGLGYCLEKVAPAAPADTAAPQPAAAGTPLR; encoded by the coding sequence ATGCGAATTCTCATCGCCGAAGACGACAGCATACTCGCGGACGGCCTCACCCGGTCACTCCGCCAATCGGGCTATGCGGTCGACCACGTGAAGAGCGGCGTCGAGGCCGATACCGCGCTGTCGATGCAGTCCTTCGACCTGCTGATCCTCGATCTCGGGCTGCCCAAAATGTCCGGGCTCGAGGTGCTGAAGCGCCTGCGCGCGCGCAATTCCAATCTCCCCGTGCTGATCCTGACCGCCGCCGACAGCGTCGACGAACGCGTGAAGGGGCTCGACCTCGGCGCGGACGACTACATGGCCAAGCCGTTCGCGCTCAACGAGCTCGAGGCGCGCGTGCGCGCGCTGACCCGGCGCGGCGCGGGCGGCGGCCCGACCGTCGTGCGCCACGGTTCGCTCGCGTTCGATCAGGTCGGCCGCATCGCGTATGCGAACGAGCGCGTGCTCGACCTGTCTGCGCGCGAGCTCGGCCTGCTCGAAGTGCTGCTGCAGCGCATCGGCCGGCTCGTGTCGAAGGAGCAGCTCGTCGACCATCTGTGCGAATGGGGCGAGGAAGTCAGCAACAACGCGATCGAAGTGTACGTGCACCGGCTGCGCAAGAAGATCGAGCCGAGCGGCGTACGGATCTCCACCGTGCGCGGCCTCGGCTACTGCCTCGAGAAAGTCGCGCCCGCGGCGCCGGCCGACACGGCGGCGCCCCAGCCCGCGGCGGCCGGCACGCCGCTGCGCTGA
- the recA gene encoding recombinase RecA translates to MEDSKKGSGMTAEKSKALAAALAQIEKQFGKGSIMRMGDGEAAEDIQVVSTGSLGLDIALGVGGLPRGRVVEIYGPESSGKTTLTLQVIAELQKIGGTAAFIDAEHALDVQYASKLGVNVPELLISQPDTGEQALEITDALVRSGSIDMIVIDSVAALVPKAEIEGEMGDSLPGLQARLMSQALRKLTGTIKRTNCLVIFINQIRMKIGVMFGNPETTTGGNALKFYASVRLDIRRIGSIKKNDEVIGNETRVKVVKNKVSPPFREAIFDILYGEGISRQGEIIDLGVQAKIVDKAGAWYSYNGEKIGQGKDNAREFLRENPEIAREIENRIRESLGVVAMPDGAGNEAEAMDEEE, encoded by the coding sequence ATGGAAGATAGCAAGAAGGGCTCCGGGATGACCGCCGAGAAGAGCAAGGCGCTGGCGGCCGCACTCGCGCAGATCGAAAAGCAGTTCGGCAAAGGGTCGATCATGCGGATGGGCGACGGCGAAGCGGCCGAGGACATCCAGGTCGTCTCCACGGGCTCGCTGGGTCTCGATATCGCGCTTGGCGTCGGCGGCCTGCCGCGCGGCCGGGTGGTCGAGATCTACGGTCCGGAATCGTCGGGTAAAACCACGCTCACGCTGCAGGTCATCGCCGAACTGCAGAAGATCGGCGGCACGGCAGCCTTCATCGACGCCGAGCACGCGCTCGACGTCCAATACGCGTCGAAGCTCGGCGTGAACGTGCCGGAGCTGCTGATCTCGCAGCCGGACACCGGCGAGCAGGCGCTCGAAATCACCGACGCGCTGGTGCGCTCGGGCTCGATCGACATGATCGTCATCGACTCGGTCGCGGCGCTCGTGCCGAAGGCCGAAATCGAAGGCGAGATGGGCGATTCGCTGCCGGGCCTGCAGGCTCGCCTGATGTCGCAGGCGCTGCGCAAGCTGACGGGTACGATCAAGCGCACGAACTGCCTCGTGATCTTCATCAACCAGATCCGGATGAAGATCGGTGTGATGTTCGGCAATCCGGAAACCACGACGGGCGGCAACGCACTGAAATTCTATGCGTCGGTGCGTCTCGATATCCGCCGGATCGGCTCGATCAAGAAGAACGACGAGGTGATCGGCAACGAAACCCGCGTGAAGGTCGTCAAGAACAAGGTGTCGCCGCCGTTCCGCGAAGCGATCTTCGACATCCTGTATGGCGAAGGCATTTCGCGTCAGGGCGAGATCATCGATCTCGGCGTGCAGGCGAAGATCGTCGACAAGGCAGGCGCCTGGTACAGCTACAACGGCGAGAAGATCGGCCAGGGCAAGGACAACGCGCGTGAGTTCCTGCGCGAGAATCCGGAAATCGCTCGCGAGATCGAGAACCGCATCCGCGAATCGCTCGGTGTCGTCGCAATGCCGGATGGCGCAGGCAACGAAGCCGAGGCGATGGACGAAGAAGAGTGA
- the recX gene encoding recombination regulator RecX translates to MVGRRGQAGEPEPSDAPETAGRSGRRAESSGANRRGAGSQAVNRTATRASDDALVSFEIAAPADPFDDDESFDAHDRSRRRVSGVSFPGDRAADAAAPVKEDVYTRSSQHPRRTRRASGGSASAASGGESGATERKSSKPPRSLKGRALGYLSRREYSRAELARKLAPYVGEDESVEPVLDALEQDGWLSDARFAESLVHRRASRVGVARIVSELKRHAVGDGLVEEVNAQLRETELTRAQAVWRKKFGALPQTPAERAKQARFLAARGFSSATIVKLLKVGDDFPIDD, encoded by the coding sequence ATGGTCGGGCGCCGAGGTCAGGCTGGCGAACCGGAACCGAGCGACGCGCCTGAAACGGCGGGTCGCTCCGGCCGGCGAGCCGAATCCTCGGGTGCCAACCGGCGGGGCGCGGGCAGTCAGGCCGTGAACCGCACCGCGACGAGGGCATCCGACGATGCCCTCGTTTCGTTTGAGATTGCCGCGCCGGCCGATCCGTTCGATGACGACGAATCGTTCGACGCGCATGACCGGTCACGTCGTCGCGTGTCCGGTGTCAGCTTCCCCGGCGATCGCGCAGCCGATGCGGCGGCGCCGGTCAAGGAAGATGTATACACGCGCAGCAGCCAGCATCCGCGTCGCACGCGCCGTGCGTCCGGCGGTTCCGCCAGCGCTGCTTCCGGCGGCGAGTCCGGCGCCACCGAGCGCAAGTCGTCGAAACCGCCACGTTCATTGAAGGGCCGCGCGCTCGGTTATCTGTCCAGGCGTGAATACAGCCGCGCGGAACTCGCGCGCAAGCTCGCGCCTTACGTCGGCGAAGACGAATCCGTCGAGCCGGTGCTCGATGCGCTGGAACAGGACGGCTGGCTGTCCGACGCACGCTTTGCCGAGAGCCTCGTGCATCGCCGCGCATCGCGCGTCGGGGTCGCGCGCATCGTCAGCGAGCTGAAGCGCCATGCGGTCGGCGACGGTCTCGTCGAGGAAGTGAATGCACAATTGCGCGAGACCGAGTTGACACGCGCGCAGGCGGTCTGGCGCAAAAAATTCGGTGCACTGCCGCAAACGCCCGCCGAGCGCGCGAAGCAGGCGCGCTTCCTTGCTGCGCGCGGCTTCTCGAGCGCGACCATCGTGAAGTTGCTGAAGGTCGGCGACGATTTCCCGATCGACGACTGA
- a CDS encoding DUF2889 domain-containing protein, producing the protein MPLSEPVPRQLRHRRAIRAEAYERGDGLWDIEACLTDHKPRDVALASGIRPQGLPIHELWLRVTIDRDLNVVDAEASSEWVPYPGHCQAAPPAYRALIGLNLFRNFRRNANRLLAGVAGCSHLTELCAVLPTAAIQAFAGDVWNVREEGGEGPDHDAVHAEPPFQLGRCQALRFDGEVVRQYYPQWYGPLRPDLPGDGSTKE; encoded by the coding sequence ATGCCGCTATCCGAGCCCGTGCCCCGTCAGTTGCGACATCGACGCGCAATCCGAGCGGAAGCCTACGAGCGCGGCGACGGCTTGTGGGACATCGAAGCCTGCCTGACCGACCACAAGCCGCGCGATGTCGCACTTGCGTCGGGCATCCGGCCCCAAGGCCTGCCGATCCACGAACTCTGGCTGCGCGTGACTATCGATCGTGACCTCAATGTCGTCGACGCCGAAGCGTCTTCGGAATGGGTTCCCTATCCCGGTCACTGTCAAGCCGCCCCTCCTGCCTATCGGGCCCTCATCGGGCTCAATCTCTTCCGCAATTTCCGCCGCAACGCGAACCGGCTGCTCGCCGGCGTCGCAGGCTGTTCCCATCTCACCGAACTGTGCGCCGTGCTGCCGACGGCAGCGATCCAGGCGTTCGCCGGTGATGTGTGGAACGTGCGCGAGGAGGGTGGCGAAGGGCCGGACCATGACGCCGTGCACGCCGAACCGCCTTTCCAGCTTGGCCGCTGCCAGGCGTTGCGGTTCGACGGCGAGGTCGTGCGGCAGTACTACCCGCAGTGGTATGGCCCGCTTCGGCCGGATCTGCCCGGTGACGGCAGCACGAAGGAATGA
- the sucC gene encoding ADP-forming succinate--CoA ligase subunit beta yields the protein MKIHEYQGKEILRKFGVAVPRGKPAFSVDEAVKVAEELGGPVWVVKAQIHAGGRGKGGGVKVAKSIEQVREYANQILGMQLVTHQTGPEGQKVNRLMVEEGADIKQELYVSLVVDRVTQKIVLMGSSEGGMDIEEVAEKHPELIHKVIVEPSTGLLDAQADDLAAKIGVPAASIPQARAILQGLYKAFWETDASLAEINPLNVAGDGKVIALDAKFNFDSNALFRHPEIVAYRDLDEEDPAEIEASKFDLAYISLDGNIGCLVNGAGLAMATMDTIKLFGGEPANFLDVGGGATTEKVTEAFKLMLKNPDLKAILVNIFGGIMRCDVIAEGVIAGSKAVNLNVPLVVRMKGTNEDLGKKMLADSGLPIISADSMEEAAQKVVAAAAGK from the coding sequence ATGAAGATTCACGAGTACCAGGGTAAGGAAATCCTGCGGAAATTCGGAGTCGCGGTACCGCGCGGCAAGCCGGCGTTCTCGGTTGACGAGGCCGTCAAGGTGGCAGAAGAGCTGGGCGGCCCGGTGTGGGTCGTGAAGGCTCAGATTCACGCGGGTGGCCGTGGCAAGGGCGGCGGCGTGAAGGTGGCGAAGTCGATCGAGCAGGTTCGCGAATACGCGAACCAGATCCTCGGCATGCAGCTCGTCACGCACCAGACCGGCCCGGAAGGCCAGAAGGTCAACCGTCTGATGGTCGAAGAAGGCGCCGACATCAAGCAGGAACTGTATGTCAGCCTCGTCGTCGATCGCGTGACGCAGAAGATCGTTCTGATGGGTTCGAGCGAAGGCGGCATGGACATCGAGGAAGTTGCGGAAAAGCACCCGGAACTGATCCACAAGGTCATCGTCGAGCCGTCGACGGGCCTGCTCGACGCGCAAGCTGACGACCTCGCCGCGAAGATCGGCGTGCCGGCTGCTTCGATTCCGCAAGCACGCGCGATCCTGCAAGGCCTGTACAAGGCATTCTGGGAAACCGACGCATCGCTGGCTGAAATCAACCCGCTGAACGTCGCCGGCGACGGCAAGGTCATCGCACTCGACGCGAAGTTCAACTTCGACTCGAACGCGCTGTTCCGCCACCCGGAAATCGTCGCGTACCGCGATCTGGACGAAGAAGATCCGGCTGAAATCGAAGCGTCGAAGTTCGACCTCGCGTACATCTCGCTCGACGGCAACATCGGCTGTCTCGTGAACGGCGCAGGCCTCGCGATGGCGACGATGGACACGATCAAGCTGTTCGGCGGCGAGCCGGCGAACTTCCTGGACGTCGGCGGTGGCGCGACGACCGAGAAGGTCACCGAAGCGTTCAAGCTGATGCTGAAGAACCCGGACCTGAAGGCGATCCTCGTGAACATCTTCGGCGGCATCATGCGCTGCGACGTGATCGCGGAAGGCGTGATCGCCGGTTCGAAGGCCGTGAACCTGAACGTGCCGCTCGTCGTGCGCATGAAGGGCACGAACGAGGACCTCGGCAAGAAGATGCTGGCCGATTCGGGCCTGCCGATCATCTCCGCTGACAGCATGGAAGAAGCTGCGCAGAAGGTCGTCGCGGCTGCCGCAGGCAAGTAA